In Rhodothermus marinus DSM 4252, a single genomic region encodes these proteins:
- a CDS encoding SDR family oxidoreductase, which yields MAFVTGGSLKGKVLFITGASRGIGKAIALRAARDGARIVIAAKTVEPHPKLPGTIYTAAEEIRVAGGEALPIPVDVRFEEQIQQAVEQAVAHFGGIDILVNNASAIYLAGTLETPMKRFDLMHQVNVRATFACSQACLPHLMKAENPHILVLSPPLKLEPRWFAPHLAYTLSKYGMSMCVLGLAEEFREAGVAVNALWPRTTIATAAVRNLLGGEEMVRRSRKPEIVADAAHVILTQPSRRCTGNFFIDEDVLRQVGVTDFTRYAVDPSVGELMPDLFV from the coding sequence ATGGCGTTTGTAACCGGCGGATCGCTGAAAGGAAAGGTGCTGTTCATCACCGGCGCCAGTCGCGGCATCGGCAAGGCGATTGCGCTGCGGGCGGCGCGCGACGGCGCGCGTATCGTAATTGCGGCCAAGACCGTCGAACCGCATCCGAAGCTGCCGGGCACGATCTACACGGCGGCCGAGGAGATTCGGGTGGCCGGAGGCGAGGCGCTGCCGATTCCGGTTGATGTGCGCTTCGAGGAGCAGATTCAGCAGGCCGTGGAGCAGGCCGTGGCCCATTTCGGGGGGATCGACATCCTCGTCAACAATGCCAGCGCGATCTACCTGGCCGGCACGCTCGAGACGCCCATGAAGCGCTTCGATCTGATGCACCAGGTGAACGTACGCGCCACGTTTGCCTGCTCGCAGGCCTGTCTGCCGCACCTGATGAAGGCCGAAAATCCGCATATTCTGGTGCTGTCGCCGCCGCTGAAGCTGGAGCCGCGCTGGTTTGCGCCGCACCTGGCTTACACGCTTTCGAAGTACGGCATGTCGATGTGCGTGCTGGGCCTGGCCGAGGAGTTCCGGGAAGCCGGTGTGGCCGTCAATGCGCTCTGGCCGCGCACGACGATCGCGACGGCGGCCGTGCGGAATCTGCTGGGCGGCGAGGAAATGGTAAGGCGTTCCCGCAAGCCCGAGATCGTGGCCGACGCAGCGCACGTGATCCTGACGCAGCCCAGCCGCCGGTGCACCGGAAATTTCTTCATCGACGAAGACGTACTGCGTCAGGTGGGCGTGACGGACTTCACCCGCTATGCCGTCGATCCGTCCGTGGGCGAATTGATGCCCGATCTTTTTGTCTGA
- a CDS encoding enoyl-CoA hydratase/isomerase family protein, with amino-acid sequence MQEAVHEELLFEYDGPVAVLTLNRPERRNALNRTLEKALHEALLRVRDDPDIRAVVLTGAGPDFCSGADLSSFQEIPSPAFVRRHLLQVYGPIVELMTSIEKPILGAINGTAAGAGCSLALACDLRIMADDASLMLAFSNIGLVPDMGATFLLVRLVGYARAFEMAAEGQRIPAGRCLSWGLANRVVPADRLQEEARRWARELAARPTLALGLTKTALHYALTATLREAIAYEALLQQQCIQSHDHREGIQAFLEKRPPVFTGS; translated from the coding sequence ATGCAGGAAGCCGTCCACGAAGAACTGCTCTTTGAATACGACGGGCCGGTGGCCGTGTTGACGCTGAACCGACCCGAACGGCGCAATGCGCTCAACCGTACGCTGGAAAAAGCGCTGCACGAAGCGTTGCTGCGCGTGCGGGACGATCCCGACATCCGGGCCGTGGTGCTGACCGGCGCCGGTCCGGACTTCTGCTCGGGGGCCGACCTGAGTTCGTTTCAGGAGATCCCCTCCCCGGCTTTCGTCCGCCGCCACCTGCTGCAGGTCTATGGCCCCATCGTCGAGTTGATGACCTCCATCGAAAAGCCAATCCTCGGAGCCATCAACGGCACGGCGGCCGGGGCCGGCTGCTCGCTGGCGCTGGCCTGCGATCTGCGCATCATGGCCGACGACGCCAGCCTGATGCTGGCCTTCAGCAACATCGGGCTAGTGCCCGACATGGGCGCCACGTTTCTGCTGGTACGGCTGGTGGGCTACGCGCGGGCTTTCGAGATGGCGGCCGAAGGCCAGCGCATTCCGGCCGGCCGCTGCCTCTCGTGGGGGCTGGCCAACCGCGTGGTGCCGGCCGACCGCCTGCAGGAAGAAGCCCGACGCTGGGCCCGCGAACTGGCCGCCCGTCCCACGCTGGCGCTGGGACTGACCAAGACGGCGCTGCACTACGCGCTCACGGCTACGCTGCGCGAGGCGATCGCCTACGAAGCCCTGCTCCAGCAGCAGTGCATCCAGAGCCACGACCACCGCGAGGGCATTCAGGCCTTCCTCGAAAAACGTCCTCCTGTATTTACCGGAAGCTGA
- a CDS encoding amidase — translation MELWKRTALELGRLIARREVRAVEVVTHFLERIEALNPAINAVVTLDADGALAAARMVDERLDRGETFGPLAGVPVTIKDLTETKGLRTTYGSALLRDHVPDVDAVLVERLRRAGLPILGKTNTPEFGGKFDTENRLFGATRNPWKLDHSPGGSSGGAAAQVAAGLGPIAHGNDGGGSIRVPASCCGVFGLKPQFGRVPFWPRQDSWATLNHEGPIARSVRDAAALLDLMAGPDPRDPYSLPGPVPSFLDACEGDVRGLRVAWSPTPGYGRIDPEVQALCEAAARTFEDLGCHVEEASAGLDFPAEAFLGIIVPRMVTQLERDLPPGFVEQLDPMLAVFLPYADQLSARDVARAEFARLQLYDRVEAFLQRYDLWLLPVMAAPPHRSGAFGPTEIAGRPVDSPLEPFFTFPFNLTGHPAASVPAGFTRDGLPVGLQIVGRRFAETTVLRAAACYEAARPWADRWPEIAEQSSR, via the coding sequence ATGGAACTCTGGAAACGGACGGCGCTCGAGCTGGGCCGACTGATCGCCCGCCGGGAAGTGCGGGCCGTCGAGGTGGTCACGCACTTTCTGGAGCGCATCGAAGCGCTGAATCCTGCGATCAACGCCGTCGTGACGCTCGACGCCGACGGGGCGCTGGCCGCCGCCCGCATGGTGGACGAACGGCTGGATCGCGGCGAGACGTTCGGACCGCTGGCGGGCGTGCCCGTCACGATCAAAGACCTGACCGAAACGAAGGGCCTGCGCACCACCTACGGCTCGGCGCTGCTGCGCGACCACGTGCCGGACGTCGATGCCGTGCTCGTCGAGCGCCTGCGGCGGGCCGGGCTGCCCATCCTGGGTAAGACGAACACCCCGGAATTCGGCGGCAAATTCGACACCGAAAACCGTCTGTTCGGCGCCACGCGCAACCCCTGGAAGCTCGACCACAGCCCGGGCGGTTCCTCGGGTGGAGCGGCCGCCCAGGTGGCTGCCGGGCTCGGTCCGATCGCCCACGGCAACGACGGCGGCGGTTCGATTCGCGTACCGGCCTCCTGCTGCGGGGTGTTCGGTCTCAAGCCCCAGTTCGGGCGCGTCCCCTTCTGGCCGCGTCAGGATAGCTGGGCCACACTGAACCACGAAGGGCCGATCGCCCGGAGCGTGCGCGACGCGGCGGCGCTGCTGGACCTCATGGCCGGACCGGACCCGCGCGATCCCTACAGCCTGCCGGGTCCGGTGCCGTCGTTTCTGGATGCCTGCGAGGGCGACGTCCGGGGCCTCCGCGTGGCCTGGAGTCCCACGCCCGGCTACGGTCGCATCGATCCCGAGGTGCAGGCGCTCTGCGAGGCAGCCGCGCGCACCTTCGAAGACCTGGGCTGCCACGTCGAAGAAGCCTCGGCCGGACTGGACTTCCCCGCCGAGGCGTTTCTGGGCATCATCGTACCCCGTATGGTGACCCAGCTCGAACGCGACCTGCCGCCGGGCTTCGTCGAGCAGCTCGACCCCATGCTGGCCGTCTTTCTTCCCTACGCCGACCAGCTTTCGGCCCGCGACGTAGCCCGCGCCGAGTTTGCCCGCCTGCAGCTCTACGACCGCGTGGAAGCCTTCCTGCAGCGGTACGACCTCTGGCTGCTGCCCGTCATGGCCGCGCCTCCGCATCGCTCCGGCGCGTTCGGTCCCACGGAAATCGCCGGACGGCCGGTGGACAGTCCGCTGGAGCCGTTCTTCACGTTTCCGTTCAACCTGACCGGACACCCGGCCGCCAGCGTGCCCGCCGGTTTCACCCGCGACGGCCTGCCCGTCGGCCTTCAGATTGTCGGCCGCCGCTTTGCCGAAACCACCGTTCTGCGTGCGGCGGCCTGCTACGAAGCGGCCCGTCCCTGGGCCGACCGCTGGCCTGAAATTGCGGAGCAATCCTCCAGGTAA
- a CDS encoding SDR family NAD(P)-dependent oxidoreductase: protein MSETRSSFTADLHGKVALVTGASRGIGRAIAEAYAAAGARVVLAARKSEGLEAAAEAIRQQGGEALAVPTHTGRPDEVETLVARAVDTFGGIDILVNNAATNPHFGPILTAEPSHWDKTFEVNVKGYFYTARACHPHMKRRGGGKIINVASIAGVRPQPGMGVYCVTKAAVLMLTEVLAAELASDNIQVNAIVPGFIRTRFSRVLWETPALHDAIVQQIPQRRMAEPEELVGLALFLASSASDYMTGAALPIDGGLLIGYPSMPLP from the coding sequence ATGAGCGAAACGCGTTCGTCCTTCACCGCCGACCTGCACGGCAAGGTGGCCCTCGTCACCGGCGCAAGCCGGGGCATCGGTCGGGCCATTGCCGAAGCCTACGCGGCCGCCGGTGCCCGTGTGGTGCTGGCCGCCCGCAAGTCGGAAGGGCTCGAAGCGGCGGCCGAAGCCATCCGACAGCAAGGCGGCGAAGCGCTGGCCGTCCCCACCCACACCGGGCGCCCGGACGAGGTGGAAACGCTGGTGGCGCGCGCCGTCGACACCTTCGGCGGCATCGACATCCTGGTCAACAATGCCGCCACCAACCCGCACTTCGGGCCGATCCTGACGGCCGAACCCTCCCACTGGGACAAGACCTTCGAGGTGAACGTCAAGGGTTATTTCTACACGGCCCGCGCCTGCCATCCGCACATGAAGCGGCGGGGCGGCGGCAAGATCATCAACGTGGCCTCGATCGCCGGGGTACGGCCGCAGCCGGGCATGGGCGTCTATTGCGTTACGAAGGCGGCCGTGCTCATGCTGACCGAAGTGCTGGCGGCCGAGCTGGCGTCCGACAACATCCAGGTCAATGCGATCGTGCCCGGCTTCATCCGCACGCGTTTCAGCCGGGTGCTCTGGGAGACGCCCGCCCTGCACGACGCCATTGTGCAGCAGATTCCCCAGCGCCGCATGGCCGAGCCCGAAGAACTCGTCGGCCTGGCGCTGTTTCTCGCTTCGAGCGCGTCGGACTACATGACGGGCGCGGCGCTTCCGATCGACGGTGGTCTTCTGATCGGCTATCCATCCATGCCCCTGCCATGA
- a CDS encoding acyl-CoA dehydrogenase family protein, which yields MSTQALPGPLLVEVQSFLESRVYPLERRLLREGLHALTDELEALRAEVKARGWWCPPLPRRLGGMGLSLTEFAHLSERLGRTPLGHYLFNCQAPDIGNMELLLAHGTPEQQERFLLPLVQGKIRSCFAMTEPEHAGSNPVWLSTTARREGDHYVLDGHKWFVTGADGAAFAIVMAVTNPEAERPHERASLLIVPTDTPGFLHVRRLPVMGELGEGWMSHSEVRFERCRVPMHYRLGPEGAGFALAQERLGPGRIHHAMRWIGICERALELMCRHALRRELAPGHMLADQQVVRHAIADSRAEIEAARHLVLATAEKIEQAGSHAARADISLLKFYVAGVLQRVLDRALQVHGALGMTDDTILAFWYRHERAARIYDGPDEVHRDLVARLELRRYVER from the coding sequence ATGAGCACGCAAGCCCTACCCGGTCCCCTGCTTGTCGAGGTACAGTCGTTCCTCGAAAGCCGCGTCTATCCGCTGGAGCGGCGGCTGCTGCGCGAGGGATTGCACGCGCTCACCGACGAACTGGAGGCCCTTCGTGCCGAGGTGAAAGCACGGGGCTGGTGGTGTCCGCCGCTGCCCCGACGGCTGGGCGGCATGGGGCTGTCGCTCACCGAATTCGCCCACCTGAGCGAGCGCCTGGGCCGCACGCCGCTGGGCCATTACCTGTTCAACTGCCAGGCGCCCGACATCGGCAACATGGAGCTGCTGCTGGCGCACGGCACGCCGGAGCAGCAGGAGCGCTTCCTGCTTCCGCTGGTGCAGGGCAAAATCCGGAGCTGCTTTGCGATGACCGAGCCGGAGCACGCCGGCTCCAATCCGGTCTGGCTCAGCACGACGGCCCGCCGCGAAGGGGATCACTACGTGCTCGACGGCCACAAGTGGTTCGTCACGGGCGCCGACGGGGCCGCCTTTGCCATCGTCATGGCCGTGACCAATCCCGAAGCCGAGCGGCCGCACGAACGGGCCAGCCTGCTGATCGTCCCCACCGACACGCCGGGCTTTCTGCACGTGCGCCGGCTGCCGGTTATGGGCGAACTCGGCGAAGGATGGATGAGCCATTCCGAAGTGCGCTTCGAGCGGTGCCGCGTCCCGATGCACTACCGGCTGGGCCCCGAAGGCGCCGGCTTTGCACTGGCCCAGGAGCGGCTGGGTCCCGGACGAATCCATCATGCCATGCGCTGGATCGGCATCTGCGAGCGGGCGCTGGAGCTGATGTGCCGTCATGCCCTGCGTCGCGAACTGGCGCCCGGCCACATGCTGGCCGACCAGCAGGTGGTTCGCCACGCCATCGCCGACAGCCGGGCCGAGATCGAAGCCGCCCGCCATCTGGTACTGGCCACGGCCGAAAAGATCGAGCAGGCCGGATCCCATGCGGCCCGCGCCGACATCTCGCTGCTCAAGTTCTACGTGGCGGGGGTGCTGCAGCGGGTGCTCGACCGGGCGCTGCAGGTGCACGGCGCGCTGGGCATGACCGACGACACGATCCTGGCCTTCTGGTACCGTCACGAACGGGCCGCCCGCATCTACGACGGCCCGGACGAAGTGCACCGCGACCTGGTAGCCCGCCTGGAGCTCCGCCGCTACGTGGAACGCTGA
- a CDS encoding acyl-CoA dehydrogenase family protein, producing the protein MFVQEPPRLDNTYEADSLLRGYLARALPAEVLREIEPELQELGTLAGGPLYHLQLEDRTSEPVHIPWSAWGERIDEIRLTRVWQEAEPLAVRFGLVATAYEQRYGAFSRIHQFAKVYLFAPSTDIYACPLAMTDGAARTLLDSGNRRLIERALPHLTSRNPATFWTSGQWMTELTGGSDVGSSQTVARPEPDGTWHLYGRKWFVSAITSQMALILARPEGNPPGGRGLALFYAELRDERGRPRGFQILRLKDKLGTRKLPTAEVLLEGLPAEPVAGLTHGTRTIAPMLNVTRTWNAITAAALMRRGLLLARDYARRRVAFGRPLAEHPLHLDTLAGLQAETAAAFHLAFCVAELMGRVETDEASDDERALLRLLTPVAKLTTARQAVAVLSEVLEAFGGAGYVEDTGLPVLLRDAQVLPIWEGTTNVLALDVLRALEDIGGLQPLHKAFDVWLQDVPESLVPLAREARAALQAADAWLTETAADPERLQADARRFALTLGRSTALALLLRQAAWSRTRGDDRPAAAARRFARHGVNLLPTGTPPADSRMLALDEPPVS; encoded by the coding sequence ATGTTCGTGCAGGAACCACCACGACTGGACAACACCTACGAAGCCGACAGCCTGCTGCGCGGCTATCTGGCGCGGGCGCTACCTGCCGAGGTGCTGCGCGAGATCGAGCCGGAACTGCAGGAACTGGGCACGCTGGCCGGCGGTCCGCTCTACCACCTGCAGCTCGAAGATCGCACCAGCGAACCCGTCCACATCCCCTGGAGCGCCTGGGGCGAACGCATCGACGAGATTCGCCTGACGCGCGTCTGGCAGGAGGCAGAACCGCTGGCGGTTCGCTTCGGGCTGGTCGCTACGGCCTACGAGCAGCGCTACGGCGCGTTTTCGCGCATCCATCAGTTTGCCAAGGTGTACCTGTTCGCCCCTTCGACCGACATCTACGCCTGTCCGCTGGCCATGACCGACGGCGCCGCCCGTACGCTCCTCGACAGCGGCAACCGGCGCCTGATCGAGCGGGCCCTGCCCCACCTGACCAGCCGCAACCCCGCCACCTTCTGGACCAGTGGCCAGTGGATGACCGAGTTGACGGGCGGCTCGGACGTCGGCAGCAGCCAGACCGTGGCCCGCCCCGAGCCGGACGGCACCTGGCACCTCTACGGCCGCAAGTGGTTCGTCTCGGCCATTACGTCTCAAATGGCGCTCATCCTGGCCCGCCCCGAGGGCAATCCCCCCGGCGGTCGGGGCTTGGCGCTGTTCTATGCCGAACTCCGGGATGAACGGGGCCGTCCCCGGGGGTTTCAGATCCTGCGTCTGAAGGACAAGCTGGGCACGCGCAAGCTTCCCACCGCCGAAGTGTTGCTGGAAGGGCTGCCGGCCGAGCCGGTGGCGGGACTGACGCACGGCACGCGGACCATCGCCCCCATGCTGAACGTCACGCGCACCTGGAACGCCATCACGGCTGCTGCCCTCATGCGGCGCGGCCTCCTGCTGGCTCGCGACTATGCCCGGCGACGCGTCGCCTTTGGCCGGCCGCTGGCCGAGCACCCGCTGCACCTCGACACGCTGGCCGGACTGCAGGCCGAAACGGCCGCTGCCTTCCACCTGGCCTTCTGCGTGGCCGAACTTATGGGCCGCGTCGAAACGGACGAGGCTTCCGACGACGAGCGCGCACTATTGCGACTGCTGACCCCGGTGGCCAAGCTGACCACGGCGCGCCAGGCCGTAGCCGTCCTCAGCGAAGTGCTCGAAGCCTTCGGCGGCGCCGGCTACGTCGAAGACACGGGGCTGCCCGTGCTGCTACGCGACGCCCAGGTGCTGCCCATCTGGGAGGGCACCACGAACGTGCTGGCGCTCGACGTACTCCGGGCGCTCGAAGACATCGGCGGCCTGCAACCCCTGCACAAAGCCTTCGACGTCTGGCTGCAGGATGTGCCCGAGTCGCTGGTGCCCCTGGCCCGTGAGGCCCGGGCCGCTCTGCAGGCGGCCGACGCCTGGCTGACCGAAACCGCCGCCGACCCCGAGCGCCTTCAGGCCGACGCCCGCCGCTTTGCGCTCACGCTCGGACGGAGCACGGCGCTGGCGCTCCTGCTGCGCCAGGCCGCCTGGAGCCGGACGCGCGGCGACGACCGCCCGGCCGCTGCTGCCCGACGTTTTGCCCGACACGGCGTCAACCTGCTTCCCACCGGCACGCCCCCTGCGGACAGCCGAATGCTGGCGCTGGACGAGCCGCCGGTATCATAG
- a CDS encoding phosphotransferase family protein, giving the protein MAVFEQTQGLPLHLEKSNQLDMHAASELAEVRPEARFDEARLAAFLRGKLPGTERPLRVWQFTGGAANLTYLLDYGTHQYVLRRSPPGPLPRGGHDMRREYTVLSRLWRAYPPAPRAFLFCDDPEIVGTPFFVMERRHGVVVRTELPEAFRTHPDAPRRMALALVDALADLHAVDFRAIGLADLGRPEGFIERQIEGWWKRWEAARTMDLPDLAAVYEWLRANRPARSEATLVHNDYKLDNVMFDPADPGRLVAVFDWDMCTLGDPLSDLGALLAYWVRPDDPPVFRALTTMPLDERFPTRDELVARYAARSGRPLSDVRFYHVLGLYRVTVIVAQLHARFVRGLSRDPRYAALGRALPALARAARTVAEA; this is encoded by the coding sequence GTGGCTGTCTTCGAGCAGACACAGGGACTGCCCCTACACCTGGAGAAATCCAACCAACTGGACATGCACGCCGCGTCCGAACTGGCCGAAGTCCGTCCTGAAGCCCGCTTCGACGAAGCCCGGCTGGCCGCCTTTCTGCGCGGCAAGCTGCCCGGCACCGAACGGCCGCTGCGCGTGTGGCAGTTCACGGGCGGCGCGGCCAATCTGACCTACCTGCTTGACTACGGCACCCATCAGTATGTGCTCCGACGCTCGCCGCCTGGTCCGCTGCCCCGCGGCGGACACGACATGCGGCGCGAATACACGGTGCTCTCGCGCCTCTGGCGGGCCTATCCGCCGGCACCCCGTGCCTTTCTGTTCTGCGACGATCCCGAGATCGTGGGCACACCGTTTTTCGTGATGGAACGACGGCACGGGGTCGTCGTGCGCACCGAGCTGCCCGAGGCATTTCGGACGCACCCCGACGCACCACGCCGGATGGCTCTGGCGCTCGTCGATGCGCTGGCCGACCTGCATGCCGTGGACTTCCGGGCCATCGGCCTGGCCGACCTGGGCCGTCCCGAAGGGTTTATCGAGCGCCAGATCGAAGGCTGGTGGAAGCGCTGGGAAGCCGCCCGTACGATGGATCTGCCCGACCTGGCGGCCGTCTATGAGTGGCTGCGGGCCAACCGCCCCGCCCGGTCCGAGGCAACGCTGGTGCACAACGACTACAAGCTCGACAACGTAATGTTCGACCCGGCCGACCCGGGCCGCCTGGTGGCCGTCTTCGACTGGGACATGTGCACGCTGGGCGATCCGCTGAGCGATCTGGGCGCGCTGCTGGCCTACTGGGTGCGGCCGGACGACCCGCCCGTCTTTCGCGCGCTCACCACCATGCCGCTGGACGAACGCTTCCCCACGCGGGATGAACTGGTGGCCCGCTATGCGGCACGAAGCGGCCGGCCGCTTTCCGACGTGCGTTTCTACCACGTGCTCGGCCTCTACCGCGTCACGGTCATCGTGGCCCAGCTCCATGCCCGTTTCGTGCGGGGGCTGAGCCGCGATCCCCGCTATGCCGCGCTCGGCCGGGCCCTGCCCGCCCTGGCCCGCGCCGCCCGCACCGTGGCCGAGGCGTGA
- a CDS encoding putative Ig domain-containing protein, which yields MKCRYNVHCRTYQIGWLLLLSNLLWGIRAQASHLRGATLYAEATGSAGEVRIVVIEFWRYATLGTNLYMLDGNEPDVGDWVQLSEEGWVDLGDGTLYGDDPTELFEVIGFNDAPEDDWVALRAVIVHRYPAAGAYDVQIRGCCRPDFLRNASDAAFRFKARVLADGSNASAVVSGGAFVGIPRGNPATYSISYTNPDGDLLRFRFATPTESGIYRLPLSVLSIDPETGVISWNNTDATRFPDGSQWAVQVIIEEYDPGVDPEQSTPKAWTALDFIFRIEGEGNQLPTCTLDPPSPLTVNLGDPVSILITGDDATGDADGNTVSISAVHLPAGATLTPNPALGAAPQTALFEWTPSATGVFNAVFTVSDGLISTTCAAEIRVMQPSVCTPAVIQSERVSGNQGIATFYSPDGIEQILFTLLNNLSVVSVQGTGGETFSGTGMGPYVLDAGFSPPTTVEVVFQQVDPNVPTGTYFAEVYSTCPSEPGGLLVANLDPTVAFELKPTRFALEGPLPNPFRGETALRLMLPEASRVSVAVYDVLGREVARLAGGEFSAGVHAVRWLAGSGLPSGTYVMRVEVLEGDGTRRVAHRLVTLLR from the coding sequence ATGAAGTGCCGCTACAATGTTCACTGTCGAACTTATCAGATTGGATGGCTGCTTCTTCTGAGCAATTTGCTCTGGGGTATCCGAGCGCAGGCCTCGCATCTTCGCGGGGCCACGCTCTATGCTGAGGCGACTGGAAGCGCCGGCGAAGTGCGCATCGTGGTGATTGAATTCTGGCGCTATGCCACGCTGGGAACGAACTTGTACATGCTTGACGGCAATGAGCCGGACGTGGGCGATTGGGTGCAGCTCTCCGAGGAAGGATGGGTAGATCTCGGGGATGGTACCCTCTATGGGGACGATCCGACGGAGCTGTTCGAGGTGATCGGCTTCAACGACGCGCCCGAGGACGACTGGGTGGCGCTCCGGGCCGTGATCGTGCATCGCTACCCGGCGGCCGGCGCCTATGACGTACAGATCCGGGGTTGCTGTCGGCCCGACTTTTTGCGCAATGCCAGTGATGCCGCTTTTCGCTTCAAGGCCCGCGTGCTGGCCGACGGAAGCAATGCCTCGGCCGTGGTCAGCGGCGGTGCGTTTGTCGGCATTCCCCGTGGCAATCCGGCTACCTACTCGATCTCGTACACGAACCCGGACGGCGACCTGCTCCGCTTCCGATTTGCCACCCCGACCGAATCGGGCATTTACCGCCTGCCGCTTTCGGTGCTGTCGATCGATCCGGAAACCGGCGTAATCTCCTGGAACAACACCGATGCAACGCGCTTCCCGGACGGTTCGCAGTGGGCGGTGCAGGTGATTATCGAAGAGTACGATCCCGGCGTGGACCCTGAGCAGAGCACGCCCAAAGCGTGGACGGCGCTGGATTTCATTTTCCGCATCGAAGGCGAGGGCAACCAGTTACCAACCTGTACGCTGGATCCTCCCTCGCCACTGACGGTGAATCTGGGTGACCCGGTCAGTATCCTGATCACGGGCGACGACGCCACAGGCGATGCCGACGGCAATACCGTATCGATCTCGGCCGTCCATCTGCCGGCCGGCGCTACCCTGACGCCGAACCCGGCGCTCGGTGCAGCGCCGCAGACGGCCCTGTTTGAATGGACACCTTCGGCCACCGGTGTCTTCAACGCCGTTTTCACGGTGTCGGATGGACTCATCAGCACCACCTGCGCGGCCGAAATCCGGGTGATGCAGCCGTCGGTGTGCACGCCGGCGGTGATTCAGTCGGAGCGGGTGTCGGGCAACCAGGGAATTGCCACGTTCTACTCGCCCGACGGCATCGAACAGATTCTTTTCACCTTGCTGAACAATCTCTCGGTGGTGTCGGTGCAGGGCACCGGCGGCGAGACGTTCAGCGGCACGGGCATGGGGCCGTACGTGCTGGACGCGGGCTTTAGCCCGCCGACGACCGTGGAGGTGGTTTTCCAGCAGGTGGATCCGAACGTGCCGACGGGGACCTACTTTGCGGAGGTGTATTCGACGTGTCCGTCGGAGCCGGGCGGCTTGCTGGTGGCGAATCTGGACCCGACGGTGGCCTTTGAGCTGAAGCCGACGCGTTTTGCGCTGGAGGGTCCGTTGCCGAATCCGTTCCGAGGGGAGACGGCGTTGCGGTTGATGTTGCCGGAGGCTTCGCGGGTGTCGGTGGCGGTGTACGATGTGCTGGGTCGAGAGGTGGCGCGGTTGGCCGGTGGGGAGTTTTCGGCGGGGGTGCATGCGGTGCGGTGGTTGGCCGGTTCGGGATTGCCGAGCGGGACGTATGTGATGCGGGTGGAGGTGTTGGAGGGCGACGGCACGCGTCGGGTGGCGCATCGGCTGGTGACGTTGTTGCGCTGA